From Pedobacter cryoconitis, one genomic window encodes:
- a CDS encoding MFS transporter, with protein MQAGTITDTSSSNVRLTITKFVTFTFLGYFTIGLSLAVLPVFIHQQLGYSPMIAGIVISLQYVTTFLFRGYAGNIVDKKGPKPAVLIGMGGFAISGILLFIAYHFKDIPALSLGILVLTRFVTGFGEGLIGASPVNWAIIAVGDQHTGKAISFNGIASYGALAVGAPLGVILHNAYGIGSIGILIIIVGTIGFFYARSQQAMKGDQKEPRQPFLKVLKTVSPYGICLALGGLGFGTISTFITLYYASLNWAGAVLCLSVFSLLFIVGRLIFGRSIEKYGGMKTAIACLAMESAGLFILSLATTPHLALIGAGFTGLGFSLIFPALGVEAVKLVPASNKGAALGGYGLFIDLSLGITGPLVGAVASHFGMLYIFPFSMTIVFIGFVLAVLIHYQQNKRIII; from the coding sequence ATGCAAGCAGGTACAATCACGGACACATCTTCATCAAATGTCCGTTTAACAATAACAAAGTTCGTTACATTCACTTTTCTCGGGTACTTCACCATTGGCCTGTCGCTGGCAGTATTACCAGTTTTCATTCATCAGCAATTGGGCTATAGTCCAATGATTGCAGGAATAGTAATCAGTCTGCAATACGTCACCACCTTCCTGTTTCGCGGATATGCTGGAAACATAGTTGACAAAAAAGGGCCAAAACCAGCAGTACTAATTGGTATGGGCGGATTTGCCATAAGTGGAATACTACTGTTTATAGCTTATCATTTCAAAGACATCCCGGCACTAAGTTTAGGAATCCTGGTCTTGACCCGTTTCGTTACCGGCTTTGGCGAAGGCCTGATTGGTGCAAGTCCGGTTAACTGGGCAATAATTGCGGTCGGTGATCAGCATACCGGCAAAGCAATATCCTTTAATGGTATTGCAAGTTATGGAGCACTTGCTGTAGGAGCACCCTTAGGTGTAATCTTACATAATGCCTACGGCATCGGCAGTATCGGCATACTGATTATTATAGTCGGGACAATCGGATTCTTTTACGCCAGAAGTCAGCAAGCCATGAAAGGCGACCAGAAAGAACCCAGACAACCCTTTCTTAAAGTATTAAAAACAGTATCACCTTATGGAATCTGCCTCGCCTTAGGAGGCCTTGGCTTCGGTACAATTTCGACCTTTATTACACTTTACTACGCTTCCCTAAACTGGGCAGGTGCAGTATTATGCCTGTCTGTTTTCAGTCTGTTATTTATTGTTGGCCGTCTTATCTTTGGCCGTTCTATCGAAAAATACGGAGGAATGAAAACAGCGATAGCTTGTCTCGCCATGGAATCAGCAGGTCTGTTTATCCTTTCCCTGGCCACTACCCCTCACCTCGCACTCATTGGAGCAGGATTTACAGGACTTGGCTTTTCCCTTATCTTTCCAGCCTTAGGCGTAGAAGCCGTTAAATTAGTCCCAGCCTCTAACAAAGGTGCCGCTCTTGGAGGTTACGGACTGTTTATAGATTTATCTCTTGGCATTACAGGTCCATTAGTAGGAGCCGTAGCCAGCCATTTCGGAATGCTGTACATCTTTCCATTTAGCATGACGATCGTATTTATTGGTTTCGTACTCGCAGTACTCATTCATTACCAGCAGAACAAAAGAATCATCATTTAA